The genomic region ttcTATTTTTAGTATTGCAGCAACCAGTCTGCTCTGAAGCAGGAAAGTCTCTTCTCATTTCAGACACAAACTCTTCAACAGTCCTTCAGTTATATAATGTGTCACACAGCCGACTGcatgttttcactctgttgttgATCTGGAACCAGAAACACAGAAGAGTGAAGACAGAACACACTGTGATGGATCCTCTGCAGACTGTCGTCTCATGTGTGGAGGATGGACAAGTTCAGCTGGGGGCTGTGTCTCGCATATTTGCTTAGAAGTACAACGTAAGacataacaataaataaataattatgaaGGCATGGATGATATCAGCGCGACTGTAGCTGCCTAGAAACTGCATCCTGCCCTaattcataaaaacaaagtgcaCTGAAGGCTCGCAGCAAGAGGGAACAGAGAGAACAAGTCAGCAGGAATGTAAATTAGTTTACCTCATTGGCTGCTCGTTATGGTTGGACAGGTGATCGTTGCTGCAGCCACATCACAGAGCTGCATCACAAGCCAGCAGCGACAAACATGTAGTTTCTTGTGTGTTATCGCAAGAACTTTACACACCAGAATGACTGCCTCTCAACATATTAAAAGTGTATTACTAAGTTGCATTTGGCCATAATATCCACTGGCTGTTTAGGTTTACAGGTATGTTGAAGTACATGAGGCTGTTAGGTAGCTGTGACTCCTGAAATGAAATCAATGTTTGCTGCTTTAACGTGTCtttaaaaaggtggttgctaacaggtggctaaatgagactacacgCCGAACACTgctttttacagccttgttgtggtggtgatgttaAGTCATGTTACTGTGGTGTAGTTCGTTATTGCCTAACATTAATTTTTACTTTactcataaaagtggtgttcatttgtgaaggtCATTTTCCCGGACAAAACGTGCAATTGATTGGAAAAATCCTGCAGGTtatttgacaagggaaccagggtgaaACTCACTTCAGCTTGGCCTACAGTAAAATGTCCAGAGAGGCCAAGTTCCTGCACAGTGTAACTTTAAGATCCAGCAGTTTGGTGTGTAAagacattgggcctcattcactaacAAGATTTTTCATAAATTTGCTCTTGAGAGAGGTCCGAAGAAAAGTCTACGTTAGAATTGTTGACATCCATGCTCTTATAAAGATGAATCCCATTGTCCTCACAAACTGAAACTGACACGGTGCACACTAAATAGGGAGGAGGAGCACCGGACTCCAAACCTAAAAAAACTTCAATAGTTCCAAAGCGGAGGTACTTCTGCGGGAAGTGAACGCCAAATGAGCTGTCGTATATCATAGCATCAGTTATGGatataaaataacacacacaaaagatgCATGGGATGCTGTTACTTGTTCAGAGAATGCTGTATCTGGGGACAACagatgaagtaaaaaaaaagatggtttgATCTTAAAGATTAAGATAAGAAATAAAGTTAAAGGTATTGCCTAACACAGAAGAGATGCAGACCACGGTACTGGAGCAGGACAGGCCCGCACTTGTCGCTCTCTGCAAACACAACTACATGGTCCTAGAGGACGTGCTCATCCTCCAACATATTGGAGCAGCAGTAAACATGCCATTGTGCGAGCAGACCTAGACCTTAGAAAACACTGGTGAATGTTAGAATCTTCATGAAAACTGTGCAAGTAGGCTCTACTAAGAAATTTCTTCTTAAGAACAgttggtgaatgaggcccagtAAGATTTTGCATGATGATACAcatatttatatgtatgtatatattgaACCCTGCTGGCTTGTGATGGTCACATTCTATTATTAGAATAAGCATTTACACTGAGTGATGTGTCTTTGTGGGAATGCTTTATAGCCTCTTACTCTCCTTTAGTCTGAACTGACCAGTCAGGTGTTGGCCACAAAGCACATGTCCTTCTTTAAGTGTATCTGCAGGCCACTGGCGCTGGTGAAGGTCTTGGAGCATTGGACGCAGCggtatggtttctctcctgaaTGTGTGCGCTTGTGTTTCTTCATGGTGTCTCCATCGCTGAAGGTGCGGCAGCAGTACGGGCAGCTGTATGGCCGCTCCCCTGTGTGAATGCGCAGGTGTCGCCGTAGGTTTCCTCTCTGGCTGAAGCTCTTAGAGCAGAATGTGCATCGGTGCGGCCTCTCGCCTGTGTGCGTGCGCAGGTGACGTCGCAGGTCCGCCGACTGCGCAAAGGATTTACAGCACCAGTCGCAGGCGTAGGTCTTTCTCTTCTGTTCCAGGTGGAGGCGGAGGCTGCTGGCCTGGCCGAATGCCTCTCCACAGCGGGGGCAGCGATGGACGAGCTCAGGGATGTATCcagctgctgtgacatcatcagctgtgACCTCGTCCTGACAGGACTTCTTGTTTTGATGAGCTTCATGTCGGTCTGCACGTACCACCACTGTCCTGTTCCTGACACCTGAGTGTTCCTGTGAGACGTGAGTTTCTGTCAGGGAGTCTGTGTGACCTTCAGGTTCACTCACTTTGTATTCCTCGGGTTCACTTTTTATCACAGCAGGAGCCGGGGCCCTGGGCTTCTCTCTGAGTGCAGGAACTTCAATGTGGATTTTAGGGCCCGAGGCAGAGGGAGGACTTCGGGAGGAGTGAGAAGGAAGAGGTGAAACTTTCCCAAATGCCTCCTTCTGAGGGTCCCGCTTCGGTACTGGTTCCCAGGACTCAGCAGGCTTCTTGTCCCCTGGCAGGAGGGTCGGCCCTGGTGGCGTCTCACTCTGGACTGACAGTAGCTGCACAGAAACGACCTGCTCATGAGTTGGCTTGGCAGTGTTAGCTGCTGGCTGTCTGGGCTGGTTAAGGGTGGAGTCTGGCTCCTCTGAGCGGGGCCTCAGTTCTGGATCACGGGGTTGCTGCTCAGGAGACGCAAAACCAAGACTGGACCTGGTCGACCCTGAAACAACAGTAAATATAGCACCAAAGTCATAAACAAATATCACTGGCAGTTTCAACTGAGTGACAGTAACCTTCAGTAGGCATAACAGGTGAAAAAGTGCAGtcttaaagataaataaaaataatttagtgAGGTTGCACTACAAGACTGAACCTTTACATATTTGCACTCAAAAGTCTTTTTTCTCAATCAGTtattttacatttgaattaCTTGAATAACATTtataaaatatcttttaaaagcTAATTTCAGTGTCTAGTCATACAGCAGTGAGTGCTGCACAGCCctgaataatattaaaaatgtatacataATTCTCTTTTAATGCAAACATGAATGACTGGCAGTCAGCTAAGACTCACTGAATTCaaatttaataaagaaaatttGCAAGTAGCCCTAAAACTTAAATCTTCTGCGTGTCACGCCAGACTCCATGCGATAATCTAACAATTAACTGAAATACCGTTTAATGTTCAACATAGAGCACATAAGCACAGCGTTATTAGAAATTCTGAAACCATAAATTTTAATGGTTAGTTCAGCATAATGTTAGATGATCCAAAAAGCAGAGCTTCTCACTtttaataatgtaaacagtttTCGGACCCTCCTCTGCGGGTTGAAAGGGAAAAGAGGAAGTAACAGAGAAACTGCTACGAAAAGTCACATTTGTCATAAAATCTGGACCGAGTGGGCTGATGTCGCGGGTGCCGAATTGAAAACCGGCGTCATGACTACACGTAAAGATTTTGAAGTCCGTGTTTTCGCCGGTATTAACGTAAATTTCCTTTGAAAGACTAAACCGCACTTATTTATCAAAGCGGTTTGGGACGTTGTTCTTTCACAGTTAGACTCGGGGCTAGCAGACTAGCTCGGCCCTTACTCAGCCACTCCGTCTCGGCCTCCAGCAGCAGGATGTCCCGCAGCTGCCTCCGCAGGCTCTCGTTCTCGCGCTTGGTCCTGGCGGTCTCCTCCCGGTACTCGGTCACCGTGTCCTCCACCACGTCCAGAATCTCCTTCACCACAACCGTCAGCCGCTCCGTCAGGTAGGCGTTCAGTAGCTGTAGTTTAGTCATTTTGGAACCATAAACAGCTGCATCGACACCGGAAACACAGCCGGACAACAACAAATGAGACAGGAAACGCTTCTGGTTGTACATCAACAGACGTTGttccttcagaataaaagtcttaatttgaaaataaaattcaatcGGCAACTATTTTTtctcaatgaaaacaaaacaaataaaaaatagacGATAGCATGGTGATACAACACAAAAACCCACAAGACAAACTTAATGTTAATGACGAGGTaagaacaaacacagacagttgaaaataaaataaacaaacaaaaacatatatcaGCAGCAGTAATCACAAGTAGTACATATATGTATACTTTTCTTCTAAtttgttttgctatttttttctAGATCAAACAATTACTTGATAAATAGAGAACACAATTAATTGCTAACAAAGACAAGTATTATCATTACAAGAATACATTTTATACATAAAAACTGTTCATATTGGCAATATGATCACAATACTCCTTCTCTGTACTTAGTGTGACAGTGTGAGGACAAATTATGGGCTAATTGTAGTATTCAGGTCCAGTTTGAACTCATTGTCTTGCCACAGATGTCTATTAGTTGTTGATGTGACTTTTCCTCtcaatttttttgttgttgagatGATTCagtttaaagctacagttggtaacttttatgaaaactattgtatttgctgaaactgtcatttCATCCACAAAGTATAATTTGAGGCAGAAAGTCTGTAAAGAAACAATgatgtctctcctcctccacctccttttGCCTCTAATAGCATTTGCCAGAATCAGAGCCCAGGAGTCTTTcacgcagctgtcagtcatgtagttcactgcttgtgaactgcagtcaatcTGTCAAATTTTGCAGTGCTGACACAAcattaatcaatattctgtcactgcattgccttGTTCTGGCCTCAAATATTatacaaacatattttagtgcactgtttagctgtgaaatgagaacGTTTGTAACCCGGGTGCCATGTTGGAAATAGTTGAGCATCGCATCGAGCACCGCCTAGCAGCTGTaccaacttttttattttacagctaaacagtacactaaaatatgttcctgaaaaGACTTGAGGAGaaaaataggcaacacagtaacagaatcttgattcatttttgatcagtgctgccttgtttgacagtttgagcaCAGTTCATGAGGCGACTGAAATGATTGATAGCTGTGTTAAAGACTCCTCAGCtcttattggttgtttttgttcatatgTGTATAAGCAATACACGGAGGCAGAGGaatgtgatatatacatatatgtatgtatatatatatatatatatataatgtatatatatatatatatatatatatacatacatatatatagattATCAGATTATCATTCTCATGTGCTTCTGTGTAGCTatggtgacagtttcagcaaatgtgaCAAAAGGGTATTTTTTATAGAAGTTACTAGATTTAAATACAGTTTGAACCCCAAAGAGATCAAAAAGAATCTGAGAATGTTGAAACATCTAATGAAATACATGTCTCTAAACTGAGTTTCTTCATCCTTCCCCTTCTATTAATCATTTTATGACCCTTCAGCTTTTCTTTTGCCAGAATAAACAATTAATACGTTTATGATATTTTCCCCACGGTGAGATATCATCACTCATTTGTGATTGCTTTTTGAACTTTTTTCTACCAATAAAA from Epinephelus moara isolate mb chromosome 18, YSFRI_EMoa_1.0, whole genome shotgun sequence harbors:
- the LOC126405787 gene encoding zinc finger protein 691-like isoform X1 is translated as MTKLQLLNAYLTERLTVVVKEILDVVEDTVTEYREETARTKRENESLRRQLRDILLLEAETEWLRSTRSSLGFASPEQQPRDPELRPRSEEPDSTLNQPRQPAANTAKPTHEQVVSVQLLSVQSETPPGPTLLPGDKKPAESWEPVPKRDPQKEAFGKVSPLPSHSSRSPPSASGPKIHIEVPALREKPRAPAPAVIKSEPEEYKVSEPEGHTDSLTETHVSQEHSGVRNRTVVVRADRHEAHQNKKSCQDEVTADDVTAAGYIPELVHRCPRCGEAFGQASSLRLHLEQKRKTYACDWCCKSFAQSADLRRHLRTHTGERPHRCTFCSKSFSQRGNLRRHLRIHTGERPYSCPYCCRTFSDGDTMKKHKRTHSGEKPYRCVQCSKTFTSASGLQIHLKKDMCFVANT
- the LOC126405787 gene encoding zinc finger protein 768-like isoform X2 gives rise to the protein MTNVTFRSSFSVTSSFPFQPAEEGPKTVYIIKRSTRSSLGFASPEQQPRDPELRPRSEEPDSTLNQPRQPAANTAKPTHEQVVSVQLLSVQSETPPGPTLLPGDKKPAESWEPVPKRDPQKEAFGKVSPLPSHSSRSPPSASGPKIHIEVPALREKPRAPAPAVIKSEPEEYKVSEPEGHTDSLTETHVSQEHSGVRNRTVVVRADRHEAHQNKKSCQDEVTADDVTAAGYIPELVHRCPRCGEAFGQASSLRLHLEQKRKTYACDWCCKSFAQSADLRRHLRTHTGERPHRCTFCSKSFSQRGNLRRHLRIHTGERPYSCPYCCRTFSDGDTMKKHKRTHSGEKPYRCVQCSKTFTSASGLQIHLKKDMCFVANT